Proteins from a genomic interval of Hornefia porci:
- a CDS encoding RNA polymerase sigma factor: MISDNEKKAVVQMFCAFCKKTLINARTDLMREMAKNQRREKLFSEMSEAELNRLRVPDEQAFPAAEVVFEVRGLPIGVVDEELADALAVLPDDDRAIVLLFYFAGWTDKRIASLLGRPRSTVQYRRFKSLRQLRVLLEGKEVGDGDADI; the protein is encoded by the coding sequence ATGATATCTGACAACGAGAAAAAGGCAGTCGTGCAGATGTTCTGCGCCTTCTGCAAGAAGACCCTGATTAACGCGCGAACGGACCTGATGCGTGAGATGGCGAAGAATCAGAGGAGAGAGAAGCTGTTTTCCGAGATGAGCGAAGCGGAGCTGAACCGTCTCCGCGTTCCGGACGAACAGGCATTTCCGGCGGCGGAGGTCGTGTTTGAGGTACGCGGGCTTCCCATTGGCGTGGTGGACGAAGAACTTGCGGACGCGCTGGCCGTGTTGCCGGACGATGACCGGGCTATCGTGCTTCTCTTCTATTTCGCGGGATGGACGGACAAGCGCATTGCGTCTTTACTGGGCCGTCCGCGTTCCACCGTCCAGTATCGGAGGTTCAAGTCGCTCCGGCAGCTGCGTGTGCTGTTGGAGGGAAAGGAGGTTGGCGATGGCGATGCTGACATATGA
- a CDS encoding helix-turn-helix domain-containing protein, whose amino-acid sequence MAMLTYETVVAATEGCLLETTEVLDFFNGFIDRLCTQPFVDACGHVERGVDMYMKSYLQGKLLRAILHFKV is encoded by the coding sequence ATGGCGATGCTGACATATGAAACAGTGGTTGCGGCAACGGAGGGTTGTCTGTTGGAGACGACGGAGGTGCTGGATTTCTTTAACGGGTTTATCGACCGGCTCTGCACCCAGCCCTTTGTGGACGCCTGTGGGCATGTGGAGCGCGGGGTTGACATGTACATGAAGTCCTACCTTCAGGGAAAGCTGCTCCGCGCGATACTCCACTTCAAGGTGTAA
- a CDS encoding excisionase → MKPEVPIWEKSNLTLEEAAAYSGIGTGKLRQITDDENCKFVLWNGSKRLIKRRLLDEYLAKSYSI, encoded by the coding sequence ATGAAGCCAGAGGTGCCGATTTGGGAAAAGTCAAACCTGACATTGGAGGAAGCCGCCGCGTACTCTGGTATCGGGACCGGGAAGCTGCGGCAAATCACGGATGACGAGAACTGCAAGTTTGTGCTCTGGAATGGCAGCAAGCGCCTGATAAAGCGCCGCCTGCTCGACGAGTACCTTGCGAAGAGCTATTCCATTTGA